Genomic DNA from Enoplosus armatus isolate fEnoArm2 chromosome 7, fEnoArm2.hap1, whole genome shotgun sequence:
ATAGTTACCATCTGGATCCAGGTGCAGggcatgttttatatttgttattggcaataaaactaatttcttctacatgtatttatgttgtattttgttctaTTTAATGGGGTCTTACCTTCCACCATCTCTGCACTGAGAGTATGAGCGACCACTGGGGTGGGATCCATATAGCTCATGCCCACTGCAGGACCCAAAGTAGCCATGcctacagagagaggagagccagATACGAAAAAGAAATACTGAGCTGGTCCATGCAACACCTCTACCTTCCATATGTCAATGTCCAATTAATCCTGATATAAGAAATGTTACATTGGTAGTTATGATTAGTGGCCCTTCCACATCTTAAATATACAAATGCCACGCATGGCGGACTAACCGGCAGGCCATGAGTAAGCCAGTGGACCAGGCTGAGTCTGCACTGCTGCCTCTTTTAAAACCTTTCTAGATGAAGCACGCCTCCTTGACTGGCGAGACGAGGTCCGGCTGCCGTGTGATACCGAGGATCTGCTTCTGCTGTGATCTGAGGTCCGTGAGGTGTAAGAGCGACTTGTGTCCGAGAAAGTGCTCGAGTAATCGTCTTCTGTCCTCCCACGGGACACGTCTGAATCCGATGCCTCCTCTCGGACCTCCGATGCCGTCTCCTCTTTATCTCCATCTCCTTGTACATGCTCCGAAACCTGGCTGGCACTGTAATCAggctctgtcctgctgctctCGCTCTCAAAGTCACTTTGGTAGTTCAGCAGCAcggcctcctcctgctgttccccttccatctccttctccttcaaTCTCGGCAGCTGTTGACGGGATCCAGGAACAGGGGCGCTGCGTTTGGCTTCTCTCTGTTTAGGCAGTAGGAAGAAATCAAGTCACAGTCTAAGGAGTCCTTCAGGGGATTCAATGAGAAAAAGCTCAATTTTACTGTAATTCATTAGACATTTTCCCATGCTCTACCCcttcaaatcattttttacaACCTAGATATTATTTCTGtaggtttattattattacatcttAATTCCCATTTTACAACAGTGTATGTAGCATCAACATATGCAATCAGACAGGTCGTCAACAAGTTTGACCACTTTGAGTGAACAGTTATTTGGTGGTGAAAATGAAGGCAAAGGTTAACTGTATTACTGTTAAACTGTTGTCCACATCTATTAGCTTCTTTactttgtacttgtactttgacCTATGTAAGCGGCATTTGCTATGTGTGCGTATCTAACACTTTTAGGTAATTACTttaagctgctctaatcaatatctttatatgAACAATGGGTCTGATGGGGCTGTGTTAACGTGAAAGGCGTCACACGTACTGCATTAGCTTTATTGTAATTCATCATTACTATAAAGTACACATCCAAATAGCAGTACGTATTACACACAACTAATCTGTAACTTTCTGTAACTCGGCCCACCTCCTTTCCTGGTGTTTCCTCAGTAAATCCAAAGGTAGCAGGGGCGAGGTCGTCCAACGTCATCACATTGATCTTGAAGTCTGCAATAACACAAGATCATaacaataatttaataaatgatAAGTGTACATCCACAGAACCGTACCAGACATGCTCAGCCTGGCAGATCTGCTCGTGGTGCATTCACGTAACATGATGTAACACATTAACGCTTTATGATTGGCTGTACGTAGGAAAGTGTACACATGCCGCAGACTGCCAAATGTTGATTGTTTAGACACatctaataaaatgtaaatgccaaattttacatttaactATTTCATATCTATCGTTTGTTTGTTGAGTGTACGTtcactatatttatatataaaagcatttgtgtgtctgatacgttttaaattctgtatttaatTCTGTGCTGTGCATGAATCTGGTCTACAGTCTGAGACTAATATTTATTAGGACAAATTTTAGTAAGTACTGTCACCTGTAAGCTTTAATTTTGTAAAcgacaagaaaaacaaaaggagaaaataactgaaaatatatcTTCTTGCTTCTTTCTGCATCAGTGATTAAAAAGTGGTCCATGTCAAAATGTATGTAACACCTGCATAATTTACCCCCTGAAAGCATAGGAATTGTGCCTatacattaaaagaaagaagctTGTCATAAACTTGTGATGCACAGCAACTCAGATTTGTCCCGTTTTCTGTTAATTCTAATCTACAGTGGGATTATTCATGTACCTTGTTGTCCATCTAGGATGCATGAGATGAGGAGtgaagaataaaacatgattaattAACAAAAGCATTTTGGCGTCAATAAATCATTAGAACAATCATTTTGAGACATTGGTGTAACCTGTATACACAGAGGTCTCTTGTTGACTCTTGATCTTAGTGACTACAACACTAACTGCCGTCTTTCCTGATGTATTTGATGCCCTGATGAACTCCTCTCACCTTCAGAGGAAACTGCGCTCGTCTCACTGTGGGGATCTGCAGAGCCAGGCCCGACTGGGAAGAGCTCCTCCAGAGAGAGCACCTCACCGTGGCCCGACATGGAGGAGAGGGAACGCTGTGGGCTCCCCGCCTTGTGAGGGGGGTTCCAACTCCCctcaggaggagaaggggagacacagggaggagaggggggcgGGGAGAGTGCAGAGGGGCTGAAGTGGGCCTGAGCCTGACCGGTGAATCGAAAGGGAGAACCGCGGTGAGAAGGTGAGGCAGGGGAGCGTGGCGGGGCAACGTTGGAGGATGATGAGGGAGGGAcggcagcaggaggaggtgtgggGTGGAGCTGTAAGAGAGGAAAGCACAGtattcttttgaaatgaaaaaaacagtgTCAATAAATCTATTTTGAATATAAATGTCAATGACAAACTTCTATTGTTTTGAGATGGACAGTGATGTTTTTCTCAActagaacattttttttcaggaaCACTGCACTGGAACAtgtatagaaaaaaaagatataggACAAGCGGTGACTATGTCATAGGGCTGTAAATAAAAGGGAGTGAAAAGCAAGCAAAAACAGCCCAGGGTTCAAAGTTGAAAGGTACCTTGTCTGTTGTTCTTATGGAAGAAGGTCTCCCTGGTATTAAGAAGTTGCTGTCTGTTGAATCCAACGAGTCTCCAAGCAGTTTCCTCATGTCCTCTTCATCACTTTCCAGACTCACACCGCTCACTAACCTCGCTGACTTCGTCTCCAAACGCGCTGCAGCTCTGGACCTGGACCCAACACCAACATCTGGGCCTTTTGGAAACctagcagcggcagcagcatcACTAGTGTTCTTCaggaaatgttttccatttagGCTCTGGTCACTGCTGGACTGCGCTGAGAGCTGCACAGAGGCCTCCAGGGACTGGgcagctggtggtggtggtgagatTCCCAAGTCTGAGGTTAGATTCCCAGCGGGCTGTCTGGCCTGTTCCTGAACCTGCTTGCGGCTGCGGATGCGGCTCTCAATTTGAGCCAGTCTACTCAATGCGGCGGTCTGGGAGCCTCGCTGGGAAGGTGACATATATCTGACCAGAGGGGGTGAGAGGGATGGATGAAGAACTGAGTTCAGCAGCAGACGTGAATATTTGAACTGGAAATTTTTTGAGCAGAATCAGTGGAACAGGAGACAGAAAACTATGCAATATAGTGCTCAATATAACATTTGTGTCTCAAAACTGTACCTGGATTCAAGCTCCTGCTGCACCTGGCTCTTGATAACAGGTGCCTGGCTGCTTTTGGTTGCAGGTGGTGGAGCCTTCTTCAAGAAcctgctccctcctccacccagAGAGCTCTGAGGTCTGAGATCctggcaaaagaaaacaagaagggCTAAGACAGCATCACACAAAGTGGAAGTTTCTAAAGTCCCCCTGCATTTATGTCCTGAGCAATACAGCATCAATTAGCAATATCTTTCTAAAGTTGTTTACCTTGGTACAATCCACCTCTCTCCCCTGGGTCGtcctagcagcagcagcagcagcagcagcagcagaagagccTACAGtgtcagctccatgttcaggaACTGAGCTGACCGAGGACAGGTCACTCAGATCAGacaataaagtgtgtgtgtttgggggagCAGTTCTGGCTTTAACAGACCCCCCCACAGCACCCTAAAGAGAAggaacatgcatgtgtgttagaCTATCATATAACATTTCCCAAAGTAACGCCACAGTTCACTGAAACACGTTCAAGGCGTAAAAATTCCCTGTATGTAGTTACCCGTGCTGTGGCTGTAGAGTCGGACCCCTGCACGGACTCGGCGTCTCCTCTGTGGTTCCTCTTGGCGGACAGAAGCGCCTGAGCCCGGTCCAGAGCGGAGCTTCGACCGCCTCGTTTCCACATCTTTAAACGGACGCTCGTCCTAATGctgtctggctaactagctaTTACTTAATACACTATGACATATAACGTTAGCTACATGTTTACAATTTCTTTTAATAGTAACGTTAGTGTTAGCTAGCCAGAGGCTTAAACCCTGTTCGCTATTAGCTAACCAACGTCAACGCTACACAAGGTGTACTTCGTAGATGAATTTCGAGGCCCGTCATAACCTTCTACAATTTCACATCAGTTAAAGCTAGGCAACATAAAATAGCTCACACATGTTGCCAACTTCTGGCCGCCTACTTTGTGCATAGCGACCATTCTGGCGTCCCTCGTCTCCATGGAAGagcttcctgcttcctgcttcctgtttccttcttcttcttctttgaggtTTTACGGCACTcgggtgatcccctgactttccctctagcgccaccatgaggttcacgtTTGTGGTCTTCAGTGAAATTGAAATTACATCATGAAAATTATATTCCAAATACATGCTGATAAGGCATTGCTATCCGGTCCAGACGTTGCTCACATGGAAAGCTATTACCTTCAATTTTTTGGGTAAAGTTAAAGTATATACCTCTAACCCTAAACAAAAACTGTGGCTGACAGGCACATTGATGGATGCGATTTCTAAACGTCTCATTACCCTTGATTGATTTGTGTTGATAgaaaagtgttgtgtgtgttttgacagacGCTCTGTAGTGCTTCCAGTCTTCACAATGAGATCTTCATAAATCCCTGATCTGTGATGGGTCCTCAGACCTGTTAATATATGTAGGAGGATCTGCTCTTGCTTTTACAAAGTTGTCCAGATAACTCCTGGTGGAGAAGTTGTTTGGAAGCATTTTAGcccaaaacaaatgttgtttaacGTGCAAAGGATTCAGTATTTAAGAAGCTTCATGTTAACCCAACATCAAGGATCTCACAGAACACTGCACCATGTTACATACAGTCCATTTTATTGAATTCAACATACTATATACCCAAagcacaaccaaacaaaaccctTCTAGCTGGGGATAGAGAGAGCCAGAACTGCCAGATCCAGCCCTCTTTGTATGGCAATCAGGAGGAGTTGATTCACATGTGGCTCATCCTCCTGACACACCTCTGCCACTCTGTATCCTACACAAGAataggaaacacacaggaaaacacataaCAGGAGCCACAAACAAGAGTGGGAGGTGTCATCACAAGTCTCTGCTCTCCACACTTTCTCCACGCTCTAATACACTTTTTATACTGTCCTCTAGGTCTACTTGCCCTGCTTTCTGTACTTGTGTAATCTGATCATcacttgtcttttttctgtatattttctgcATGTTATGCTCCACTGTCTCTTCATGACACAAGTCACAATGACCTGTTAGATGTTTTTCCATAATGAAAAGTGTACTGTTGCTGTGTCCAATTCTCAGTCTgcttattgatttatttttctccacaCTATGAAAGTCTAAtattaaatgcaaaaaataaaaacttttttgatTGCTGCTTTTGCCAATTTGCCTGCCTTTTCATGTCCAGGGAGTGTGATGGGACCCACATAGATCTGATATTTTTCACTTGACTAACTATTCTTGAATTGGTGAACAAGAATTCATAAAGCAGAGCCTGATGATTACTGGTTGTATCTGTCTTAATGCCTATGGGTGCTGATACAGAGTCACTACATATTAATATCCTTCTCCCGGTGGGAAACAGTCTGAACCCTCAAATGTTTTTTGCATCCTGCAGAGCCAGGTGAGTGACTGAGTGCTCTGTGTCTGCATCTCTGTGTAAAATCAATGACCTTGTTTTAGCTTTACTTTGCCATCAACAAGCTAAAGGAAAATGTCCCTGCTGTTTGCAGTTCTCTCCCAGTCAGAGCTTGAATCATCAGGCAATTCCCTCAACATGTTTTTACCATCCTTGCCTAGGCAATGTGCCTGTATTTTTCAGTCtatgttgtttatatttattatgcttatggttttttttatttaagaaggGAAAatgctcattaattaacatgagCACTTCGAAAATAACCATGAAAAGATCTTCCCTCTTCTTGTGCCTGAACACCTCTGCATGCACCTTGTACACATTAGTCAGTATCAGACTGCATGACTATGGAATATTTCCTTGTTCTTGTTTTACGGTTTAAGTAAAGGCTCAAAATACTTCTTCCATTTAGCAAAAGGGTGAGGAGACAGTCATGGCCGATACACAAGGTTATAgcatctatttattattattattttttcatttactaTTTTATTATCTACGAGAATGTTAATGGCACTGTGTTGTTCAATTGCAAATGTAAAAAACTGTatgtaaaagaaatatatgtCCGCCTGTGGCATAATAATAGCTTGAAAATTATATAATCTTCCAGTTATTATgatctgaaaagaaaatatcactTAATTGTTGTGGCTCCATTGCCTGCCACACACACCAGATGCTAAGGATGAAGGTAACGTTGGGGTTAAGGAGAACATCCTTTAATGCCCGTCATTAAACCACGTCGAACCCCTTTGACAGTGTGGAGCCTTCATCGCAGCTGAAGATATACAGTCTGACATCCCTCAGATTAAAGCACATCCATCTGAGCCGCTGCGCATTGcttagaaaatgaaataaattagaGACATTGGATATCCATCTTTAAACATATGCTCACGCATCTACTCCAACGTGAAATTTGTTCAATCATTTTGAAACTGAATTCATTTGTGAACTTGAGGTTTAAACCATGAAGAATTTGCTGAGAGGAAATTTGGGAATTTTCATGGTGCTATAACGCAGTTAGGGAGCACTTTGTGACACACTTGCATGGCGTGAGTTGTTGGATGTTTACCTGTACAATGGGCTAAAAACATCACCCAGCAAAGAATAATCTGAGACGCTCCAACAGCAGCTTTGGTGACTCGAGTCATGAAATATGCATCACCTAAGGTACGAGGAAAAGCTAATTTAAAGACGTAGCTCGAGGCGCAGTAAGATCAAAGTTAAGCATCAAAGCAAGAGACATCACAGAAGCGTGTGTAGTTCGTAACTTTAATAACtttggaaaatacacatttatcaGTAAGAGGCACTTGAGCTGCCAAATATCTTGCTATAGATGCAATGATAGTAAACATAACTAGCTGTGCTAATGAGGTCCTTCATAATctcattaaattaaaatgaattaattattattattacattacaataaTCAATAAACAGACACTGGCATTACAttgatataataaaataacGTGAGCAGTCATGGTACAAAGAATTTACAGCTACAACATGAAGCTGATATCTTTTTCAACAAAGCAAAGCACAAATTGTTCAAGGACTTTGAGCATCCGACTGACGCGTGTGGTGTGAGACGCGTCCCGATTGTATCCCTTCTACAGACTTTACACTTCACAAAGCACAGAATCGATGAATGCATAAGTGACAAGGTTCTCCTCATTTGGGTTCAAACAATTAAAGTCAACTTTCTATTAATTTAAGCACCTTTGAGCatgttaattatttattttggtaGGGGTTCAAGTCAAGTTAAGAGACTTACACAGGATAGATTTACACTATGAAGCAATATTTCACCccaaaaggaaaatgttaagCCACCTACTGTCAGTGGCTGCTGAACTTTGtaagacaaaacacattagCTGTCGTAGCTccatttcaaagaaaacaaccacaaaatgtCACTAGTTGAACTGTTCTGAATCGTCATGTTCGGGCTTTACATTCTACCTGGTGACACCTGGTGTGCCCATGTCCACCGCATGTGTGACCTGAGCGTGCTGCTCATGCGCTTTTCTGTCTTCACACAGCAGGCTACTTTGGCTGGAGAAGCGTGGAACTCACTTGTGAATGTATATAAATGCTTGTCAGTTGAcatgaacaaatacatttaaatgactcAGTTACTATAAAGATGACAGGACGTGCTGCATACAGTAATTAAAATGAGAAAAGTAAAGCCACGAAGTATCTGTTGTCATACTGATCATAAGTGAGCTGCAAACATGTATTCAATGTGTTTGGAAACCACAAACAAGACTACGAGTCCACAGCCacgctagtggctctgtgaagctgtacttcaGGCactgctgtgctttgagctaaatgctaaaagcATGCTAACCTGCTCACAATGACAGCACTAACATGCCGCCGCCAAGacggtataatgtttaccatgctcaccatcttagtttagcatgttagcatgctaacatttgctaattagcactaaccAAGGTATTGGACAAATCCAAATTTTGACCTGACAGTTTAtcctgagggagacatgaaAGTGTGTACCAGATGTATGACAATCTGTCCAAGtgttgtcgagacatttcactcagaaccatgaatgtcaacctcatggaggCACTAGAGGAATAATCAGGGATCACCCAAGTCATcgggattcatcttctggggaccatgaatgaaTGTGTACAAAATTTAATCAGAATCTGTTTTATAGTTGCCACACCTAGAGCCATGTCGCTAGCATGGCTGGCATTCACCAGTGGACATTTGAAATGAGACCTGGGGTTAGTGCCGCACTCCCAAAAGGTTGTGAGAGGCAGATTAAAtcaaagcagaggaggagatgtaGGACCCCACCCTGCCTGGTAAACAACCACATCAGATGGAGTGGAGTGTAATATTTTTCTTGTTATCtattttttcaataaaaaaaattccATCACACAACATCTTTTATTCAACTCCTCTCACTACTGAGTTCTCTGCCAATCTGTAGAAGCAGAGTTTGGAACCAGGAAGTTAAATAAGAAACCAGAGCAGGCACTAATAAACTGAACACACGACTTGTGGCTGAACTCGGTGCTGAGAGTTGGGCACAGCTAGACAGTTCACTGAGTTCTTGTTGTTTGTCAAAATCTCTCAggttcaacaaaaacatttctttcgAGTCTATGATGTCAATGGCTAATCATCATTCAGAGGATGGTTTGAGGTTATTTCTCAGTGGATCTCATTTCGAAAACAAGTGATGAATTCTGCATATTTTCTTCGTCTGGACTTCAGGGAATGAGCtctaataaatatattatgaCTCAGATCATCTCATCTCTCGGAGGTCAGTTAACACCATGTATTTCAAATGATCTGTATTGAATTCCTGCGATTTTGCAGTCAGTAAACGTCATTTTCCAAAGATGATGATTGATTTAATTGTGCTACTGTGTTTTGTTGGCTGTTTTGTTGCCAAAGGAAAAATAATGCTAATTTGCAACGCGAGTTTTGTTCTGTATGTTGATTATCAGGAGCATTAGCACTTCTGTGTCGTTTCGATTCTGTGCAATAGACacattacataaacacatataacAAATCATTTGCACAACTCCCCAAACTAAAGCtaataaatgctaaatgtaaAGCAACTGAGGTCCCATTTGCATCATTCTTGTTCttctgcttcagtttttctttaGATGAAAACACTTGAATCTCTCTGAAAGACTCATTGGCAGTTTTACataatcaagcaaaaataacTTTGTTTGATTATGTGGAAATCTAAATTTAGACCAACTTGTACTCTTATGATgagaaaaatatacagtatagtgGTGACAGGTAGATAAATGTAGCTGGTTAAGGAGTCAAATAGTCCACCGGTCTATGCAGGACCCTCGACGTTGATGGAGGTCACAGTAGCCATGAAACAACGCTGGAAAAGGCGGTCAGGGTCCGGGGGCTGGTTGTCACAATCCAGCTTGCCCCTCAGGAAGTGTTTCCTCAGGCCTTGAGGGCCCGTGGGGGCACTTGTATGGCTCGACGCTGGTCCTTGTGGACTTCCAGAGCCtggaagacagaaaagcagctATTAATCCCTCATTGGCTCCAGTTTAACCAGGTagttggtctgtaaactgtgattgGTGTTAACAATGGGTAGTTTGGGTAATAAATTCACCTTTAGTTTGACTGGCCCGGGAGCTTGTTCTTAACCTGTCTGATCGACGGATCAATGCAACACAAGTGAAAACATCTGGGATGTGCAGAGCTTTTaatttttggtaaaaaaaaaaaaaaactctggaTTTAATGTATACATTCTAGCATTTTAAACAAGGCTTTGAAACTGAAGTTTTCCCACAGCGCTATGGTCATTTCATTTTGCTtaacaaaaaagagaaagcaggCTTGCAGAGTTTGTGTTAAATCACATAGAAACTGAAGGACAGCTCACAGTAGAGGGCTGCGAAGCTGAGTGAAATCATATCTTTACATAATTAACAAATCAGATGACCCAGAGTCTGACAGTGCCAACAGAGGTTAGAACTACACCATCTCATCTTATATATTATTATGGAAAATAATTTGACCCTGCAATCTACAAAACGGATTGATGTGCTAAGTAGACACAGTTGTCATGTTAACAGAGTTTTTCACCTTGTTGCAAGGAACGCTAGGTCCTTTCAATGTGTATAAATGGGGTTTGAAAGTGTGTATTTTGCTTTTTCAAGGCTAACAAAAGCCACGAAATCTAATATTACTCTCCAACGACTACATCAAACACAGTACACCATTCTTTGGTCCAATTTTATGTTTGGAGTAAGCAAAAAACAATTAGTGCCCCAATGAGAAGGACACTTTCTGTGGTTTTGCAAGGGTGAAATGTATCGTCTCTTGTTTCTGTATGTCGACTGAGGAATCTCGTACTACAAAACAATATCTTTACCTCTAAAGCATTCTATCTGTTTTACCGTCTTAAAAATCAAATCCTTTGTGTTGCATATCTGCCAAAAAATactcttattcactttcttgccagagttagatgaaaagatcgacATTATCATGTAACGCCAGGAGGCAGTTAGCCTAGCCAGCTAGCATAGCAAAATGACTGAAAGCAGAGTTTATGGCTATGCCCTAAGTTCACAAATCCGGCTGccaatgtaaacacatttttttgtgtaatgtttctgcGGCAAGAAATTGGCTTGTTGCAGCACATAACTCCCTGTAAAAAAACACTACTTTTACtccttttacttttctgtttgtgtactgaTTAAATGTACAAGATACAATGTGCtaactttagacagagccagggtagctgtttccccttgcatcaatcttctcgtctacCTCTGGGCGAGAAAcagaataagcatattttctaTCGGCATAAAACTTTTTaacaaataatgtgaaatgtatttatgttacGAGATTTGAGCAAACAGTAAGATTCCCTTTGCTCTGTTTCTTTGAAATTGCTTGGTCTGAGATCTGTCTGAGATTCATATCCCTCGCATGCAAATTAAAAGTGAGAGCAGGGCAACGTTTCATTTGCTGTGACCTTTGATTATCAGACTAATTCCCAGTGTGTACTGATGTAACTGTGGAATAGGTAAACAGGCAGACAAGGACAATC
This window encodes:
- the c7h19orf44 gene encoding uncharacterized protein C19orf44 homolog, which gives rise to MWKRGGRSSALDRAQALLSAKRNHRGDAESVQGSDSTATARGAVGGSVKARTAPPNTHTLLSDLSDLSSVSSVPEHGADTVGSSAAAAAAAAARTTQGREDLRPQSSLGGGGSRFLKKAPPPATKSSQAPVIKSQVQQELESRYMSPSQRGSQTAALSRLAQIESRIRSRKQVQEQARQPAGNLTSDLGISPPPPAAQSLEASVQLSAQSSSDQSLNGKHFLKNTSDAAAAARFPKGPDVGVGSRSRAAARLETKSARLVSGVSLESDEEDMRKLLGDSLDSTDSNFLIPGRPSSIRTTDKVPFNFEPWLHPTPPPAAVPPSSSSNVAPPRSPASPSHRGSPFRFTGQAQAHFSPSALSPPPSPPCVSPSPPEGSWNPPHKAGSPQRSLSSMSGHGEVLSLEELFPVGPGSADPHSETSAVSSEDGQQDFKINVMTLDDLAPATFGFTEETPGKEREAKRSAPVPGSRQQLPRLKEKEMEGEQQEEAVLLNYQSDFESESSRTEPDYSASQVSEHVQGDGDKEETASEVREEASDSDVSRGRTEDDYSSTFSDTSRSYTSRTSDHSRSRSSVSHGSRTSSRQSRRRASSRKVLKEAAVQTQPGPLAYSWPAGMATLGPAVGMSYMDPTPVVAHTLSAEMVEALSTFNPAVFALNETLKQQLAMTRQFIESSRHLHSSLVQSLEPPNYRYTTLEDTKEYIRNRRPPKLTMEKALEEVLQEMRDYHLI